From Bacteroidota bacterium:
TTGGCGGCACCAATCCTGACTTCGCAACATTCAGTCTTGCATCAAGTGCGCTGACAAGCAGTGGTGTTTGCGGACCGGTAGTATTTGATGTACGACCCGGCACCTATTACGAAAGCGTTACAGTTAACACCATCAATGGAACATCATCTACTTACACAGTAACGTTCCAGGCAGCCAACGGCGACAGCACAAGCGTAGTTCTTGCTTATAGTGGACCACCCCTCTATTTCCAGGGATGTAACTATGTTACGTTTAAAAAACTAACGCTCAGGAATACAGCAAGCAGCGGATATGTTGTTTATCTTGGCAATAACTCATCCAACGATGCCTTACGCAGCTGTATCATTGAGGGATATACAGGAAATTCTACGAGCCCCAATGAAGCGCTTGTTTATGCCCCCGGCATCACCGCATCCAATAACTTCACCATCGATAAAAATAAGATGCGCTACGGAAGTTATGCACTCTACGTTTCGGGGAGTTACCCATTGCTTGGTTGGACCGTGAGTAACAACAGTATGAGCGGACATTATTACAGAGGAATTTTCGAAAACAATATGTACTCTTCACGTATCCTGAATAACTCGATTTCCGTTTCCAACGGATACGCCTACGGAGTTGAAATAAATTATTGTCCATCTGTTGAGATTAATGGTAACTCTATTAATGTAACCGGTGGTTCCTACACCCATGGTATTTACATGCAATATTGCGATAATAATATTAAGATTATTAATAATAAAATCATCGCAAATGCAGCCTGCCTCAGTCAATATTACTGCAATGGCACGGCCACTCTTAGAGGTGTAATTGCCAACAATTTCCTGATGATGCCTTATGGAGGTAGTTCGCCGAATACGACTATTATGTGCTATAATAATAATTATCAGGATTATTTGTACAACAGTACAAATATGATAATGGGTTCACAGAATTCTTACGCCTTCTATCAACAGGCGAACGGCACTAACCTGCGTTTGAAGAATAACTCTTTTGTTACGACTTACGGTTATCCAATTTACATCAATGAGCCTACTTCAATTTCAGAATCCGATTACAATAATATCTACTCATCAAACGGATATTTTGCAGGATACTGGAACGGTAACCGCATCAACCTGGCATACTGGCAAAGCGCCAGTGGACAGGATGCACATTCTATCAGTGTTGCTCCGGCCTACCTGAGCTCAACCGATCTTCATACCTGTAATAATCTCCTCAATGGTGCAGCCGTTCATTTAACCGCTGTAACTGCAGATATTGATGGTCAGCCAAGAGATCCGTCAACACCCGACATCGGTGCCGATGAATTTTCAGGCAGTTCTTTAAATCCCGGAACCATTAGTGGTAATACCACAGTATGTTCAGGGCTGACAGGTATTTCCTACGCTATTACACCAATTCCGGGTGCCAGCAGTTATACATGGACTGTTCCATCGGGATGGACAATAACTTCAGGTCAGGGAAGCAGCTCAATACTGGTTTCTACAGGTTCAAATTCGGGAAGTATCTGCGTTTTTGCAACAAACAGTTGCGGAACCGGTTCCACATCATGTCTTTCAGTTAATAACACCGGCTCTATCAGCCCGGGTGCTGTATCAGGAACTGCAGTTGTTTGCGGAAATCAGGCAGGTCTCGTCTATTCCATTTCATCAGTTTCAGGTGCAACGGCCTACAACTGGACTGTTCCTTCAGGTTGGTCAATTACATCAGGGCAGAATACTACATCACTTACAGTTACGTCAGGAGCTAATTCGGGCAATATCTGCGTTACGGTTACAAGCGGATGCGGTACATCATCACCTTCCTGCATGGCTATTACCGTTTCTAATAACGTTGGAACTCCGTCATCTATTTCCGGTTCATCCATCGTTTGCTCATCCGATACGGGTCTCGTTTACACAATTACATCACAGCCCGACGCTGTATCTTATACCTGGAGCGTGCCGATTGGCTGGACTATAACTCAAGGACAGGGAACTGTGTCAATTAAAGTAAATGCGAGCCTTGCCAGTGGAAATATCTGCGTAATCGCTAACAGTTCATGCGGAGTGCAGTCGCTTCAGTCATGCACCGGTATCACTGTAAATAATGGTGTGGCAACACCGGGGTCTATTTCAGGCAGTGCTTCAGTTTGCTCGAATCTTGCGGGTATCGCATATAGTATAAGCCCCGTGTCAGGAGCTATTTCCTATACCTGGAGCGTTCCGACAGGATGGAGTATAACATCAGGACAGGGCACTAATGCAATCATAGTAACATCCGGAACACTTGGAGGCAATATTTGCGTTACCGCGGTTAATAACTGTGGTGTAACATCAGGCGCATCCTGTGCGAATGTTTCTATCATTTCAAGTATGCCTCCTCCGGGAACTATCGCCGGTTTAAGCGGCGTATGCCCAAGTCAATCAGGTCTCACCTATTCAGTGAATACGATTCAGGGTGCCGTTTCTTATACATGGACAGTACCCACAGGTTGGACAATAACAGGTGGACAAGGAACAAACAACATTGTTGTTACTTCCGGAACATCGAATGGTACCATCTGCGTTACCGCGACGAATTCCTGCAATCTGACCTCTACATCTTCATGTCTGAATGTCAATATTACAACTACCTTCCCTGCACCGGCAAGTATTACAGGTAACAGTATCGTTTGTCTGAGCCAGCAGGGCATTACTTATACAGCAGCAACCGTCCCCGGCGCAGCATCCTATAACTGGACTGTACCAACCGGATGGATTATCACTTCAGGACAAGGCACAACAGATATTACTGTTACGTCAGGTACAACAGGCGGAAATATTTGCGTTACCGCCAGCAACGCTTGTGGTATAATATCTACTGCAACATGTATGGTGGTTAGCATCAATACAAATATGCAGGCACCCGGTGGCATCATTGGCTCAGCAAGTGTTTGTCCAAGTATGGCAGGACTCAGCTACTCCATCACTCCGGTTAGTGGCGCGGTTTCGTATGCATGGGTAGTTCCCACGGGATGGACCATAAACTCCGGACAAGGTACAACGGCTATTAATGTTACTTCAGGTACGGCCGGTGGTTCTATCTGCGTTACCGCGACTAACTCATGCGGCACTACTTCAGTCTCATCGTGCTTCTCTATAAGCATTAACAGCACCGTGGCTATACCCGGAACTATTTCCGGTAATGCCAGCGTTTGCTCCGGTCTGGCTGGTGAGGTGTATTCGGTACAACCGGTGAACGGAGCGGTGTCATACACCTGGAGCACGCCTACCGGATGGACTATTACTTCCGGACAAGGCTCAAATACTATTACCGTTACTTCCGGTTCTGTCGGTGGCAGCATTTGCGTGTCGGCAGTTAACGTTTGCGGCAGCAGCTCATCCAACTCATGTCTGCCCGTTTCTATTACGACTACTATGCAGGCTCCGGGAGCTATCACAGGTCTTACGGGCGTTTGCCCCAACCAGCCGTTGCTTACTTATTCTGTAACCGCAGTTCCGGGCGCTTCTTCTTACACTTGGACCGTACCAACGGGCTGGACCATTGCGGCAGGACAGGGCACCAACTCGATTACGGTGACTTCAGGAAGTACTAACGGAGCTATCTGTGTTACGGCTACCAACGCCTGTAACATAACCTCCTCTGCAACGTGCATTAATGTAAATATCAGTTCTACTTTCCCGGCTCCTTCGAGCATCATTGGTAATAATTTCGTGTGCCAGAACACTCAGGGACTCTATTACTCCGTTACGCCCGTGCCGGGTGCTGTTTCATATACATGGTCAACGCCTTCAGGATATATAATAACAGGTGGACAGGGTACCGATAATATTGTGCTCACTTCAGGTACTTCAGGCGGAAATCTTTGTGTTACGGCAACCAATGCCTGCGGCATCACTTCGGTGGCTACTTGCCTGGCTATTTCTATAAACTCAGGGATGCAGTCTCCGGGCACCATCACCGGCGTTTCTACGGTTTGCTCTAACCAGACAGGACTTACCTACTCGGTGGTTCCGGTCAGCGGGGCGGCATCATACACATGGACTCTGCCCAACGGATGGATTATTCTTTCCGGTCAGGGAACTGCCAGTATTACGGCAACTTCAGGTGTATCGGGCGGCAGCCTGTGCGTTACTGCAACAAATGCATGCGGTATCACTTCGGTAGCTTCATGTCAGGCGGTGTCCATTAACAGCACCATTCCTACTCCGGGAACCATTACTGGTATTGCTTCGGTTTGCCCGAATCTGGCAGGGCTGGTTTACAGCATTCAGCCGGTGGCAGGTGCGGTCTCATATACATGGACTGTACCAACGGGATGGACCATTTCATCAGGTCAGGGGACAAGCACCATTTCGGTGGCGTCGGGTAGCGGTAATGGCAACCTTTGCGTTACGGCTACAAACTCATGCGGGGTGACATCATCTTCGTCCTGCTTGCCGGTATCTATTGCCACATCAATGCAGGCGCCTGCAGCTATTACTGGTTTGGCTGCCGTTTGTCAGGGACAGGCTGGTATATCCTATTCGGTCACTCCGGTGCCGGGTGCCGTTTCCTATTCATGGAACGTACCCTCGGGATGGGTGATTAACTCAGGACAGGGGACCGACAACATCAATGTGACTGCAGGCAACTCTAACGGAAGCATCTGTGTAAACGCAACCAACTCTTGCAACCTCACATCACAGCCTACCTGTCTTACCGTATCGATTAATACAAGCATGCAATCCCCGGGCCTCATATCGGGTGTGGCCAGTGTTTGCCCCAGTCAGTCAGGTTTGATATATGCTATCACTCCGGTGGCAGGTGCTACATTATATACATGGACACTGCCCACAGGCTGGATTATCAACTCAGGTCAGGGTACCGACAATATCAATGTTACGGCCGGTTCAGGTAGCGGTAGCGTTTGCGTGACCGCGACAAACACCTGTAATAACACTTCGGCGCCTTCATGTCTGAGCGTTTCGTCTAACTCTTCGGTTTCTGCACCGGGTACCATCAGCGGTAATCCGGGAGTGTGCCCGGGACAGACAGGTCTTAACTACAGCATCCTCCCGGTTACGGGGGCTTCATCATACAACTGGACATTCCCAACCGGATGGATTATTACTTCCGGGCAGGGTACTACTACCGTGAGTGTGATTGCCGGTAGTGCCAGCGGAAGTATTTGTGTGACCGCACTCAACTCCTGCGGACTCACTTCTACCGCTTCATGTACTTCGGTCACTGTTTCCAATTCTCTTGCTGCTCCGGGTACAATTACCGGAAACGACAGCGTTTGCGGTGGAAACTCAGGACTCACCTACTCTATTGCTCCGGTGAGCGGTGCAAGCACTTACAACTGGACACTGCCTTCGGGATGGGCCATTACTGCCGGTGCAGGTACTACTACTATTAACGTTACAAGCGGAACAATCAGCGGCAGCATTTGCGTAACGGCCGGTAACGGCTGTTCGGTGAGTACCGCGTCATGCCGCAACGTGGTGGTGAAAGCCGTGGTGGGTACGCCTCTTTCTATCTCCGGAAACAGTAATATTTGCGGTGGCAATACCGGACTTGCATATTCAATATCGCCGGTTGCTAATGCTACGGCTTACTCTTGGACCGTCCCCAACGGATGGACCATTACTTCAGGACAGGGCTCTGCAAGCATTATGGTAAATGCCGGTACAAACCCGGGCACCATTTGTGTGGTGGCATCCAACGCATGCTCTTCCAGTTCGGCTGCTTGTATTCCGGTAACCGTTGGACAGGCCCCGGCACAGCCCACGGCTGTTTACGGACCCGACAGCATTTGCCCCAACACCACAGGACAGGTATTCTACACGAACAATGTGTCGGGTGCAAGCTCCTACTTCTGGTCATTCCCGGCAGGCTGCGTGATTGTGTCAGGACAGGGTACCACCATGGTTACCGTCGATATGGGTGCTGTTGGTGGAACCATCTCGGTGGTGGCGTCCAACTCCTGCGGAAACAGTGCTGCGGCAACACACGCAATAGGGCTGTATCCCGTTCCGGCTATTCCGGTGATTTCCGTTTCAGGAAACAATCTGATATCTACTTCTGCATACGCTTACCAGTGGCAGCTCAACGGTAGCGAGATTCCGGGAGCTGTGCTGCAGGCTATCGCACCATCGGGCTCCGGATTCTACAACGTAACCGTTTACAACAGCTTCGGCTGCTCGGCTACTTCGGCGCCGTTCTCATACAATGCCAGCGGTGTGGATGAAGTAACTACCGATGCTTCGGGAATGAACGTATATCCAAACCCGGTGCATACCATGCTTACCCTGACAGCTGACTTTGCTCAGGAACAAACGTTCTCAGTAAGGTTGATGAATGTTTTGGGCGAGCTGGTTAACGTAATTGACGATAACTACACAGGTACAGCATACTCCAGAACTGTGAATATGGAACAGCTTCCTTCAGGCGTTTACTACATCATTCTCAGCACTAAGGATAAAAATATCTATACCAAAGTGGTCAAAAACTAAAGTTCATCTATTCATTAAAAAAGCCGTACCAGAAATGATACGGCTTTTTTATTTGGGAATTCAGAAAAAACATTATATTTTTGTAACACTATTTTATAAAAAAGTGTTACGATGCAAATAAGATTCAGTGTTTCTCTGGACGAAGACCTGATGTTTGAACTTGATGAACTGGTGGCCAAACACCAGTTTCCAAACCGTTCTCAGGCAATACGATTTCTTATAAAAAACTCTTCGGTCAGCGAAAAATGGGACAAAAATAAAATCGTGGCAGGTGCAATTGTTATCGTTTACGATCATCATAAACGTGAGTTAAACAGCCGCTTGATGAGCGTTCAGCACGATTATCATCAACTAATTCTGTCAACACAGCATGTACATATTGCTCATGACCTCTGCCTTGAGACGATAGCCGTTAAGGGAAAAGCATTGCACTTACTAAACCTTGCCGACATGATTATTTCAACTAAGGGAATACAGCACGGAAAGCTTGTAATGACAGACATCGGTTAATTAAAAAATAAAGGCGTAATACTATTTTTAAAAAAAGTAATACTAAATGACGCAGGAAGCAATACTACTTTTAACTACAACTATTTCCATTGCATTTATTCATACCCTTATCGGGCCTGACCACTATCTGCCGTTCATTGTAATCGCTAAAGCAAAAAAATGGAGCTTATCAAAAACTGCATGGTTCACGGCATTATGCGGCATCGGGCACGTTGGAAGTTCAGTAATATTAGGATTTATCGGCATCGCGCTTGGAATAGCGGTTGGCAAGCTTGAGCTGTGGGAAGGAGTCCGCGGAAGCGTAATTTCATATCTATTTACTGGATTTGGGTTGGCTTACCTGATATGGGGAATACGAAGAGCTGTGCGCAACAGGCCGCACAAACATTTACATTTTCATGGTGACGGCAGCACCCATGTTCATGAACATGCGCATCATCAAGAGCATCTGCATGTGCATGAAACAGCAGGGAAAAAGAATCTCACACCCTGGATATTATTTACAATTTTTATTTTTGGACCGTGTGAACCTTTGATACCGCTTGTAATGTTTCCTGCGGCCAAGCATGATTACTCCACACTTACACTGATTACACTGGCATTTGGTGCGGTAACCATTGGCACGATGATCAGCCTTGTACTGGCAACTTCATACGGATTAAAATTTCTGCCGATGAAGAAAATGGAAAAGTACAGCCACGCACTGGCGGGCGGCACCATATTTTTATGTGGGCTTGGAATGTTATTTCTTGGTCTTTAACAGCATCATCCCTTATGGTTGGCACGTAACCATTCGTACCATGTATCCATTCCTTCACCTGATTTTACAGATAGTTCAATAAATTCAAGATGGTGGTTTACTCTCAGCGCGTATTCTTTTGCTTTTTCAATACTGAAATCCACGTAGGGTAGCAAATCTGTTTTATTGATGATACAAAGCCCCGACGACATGAACATGTTCGGGTATTTCAACGGCTTGTCCTCACCTTCTGTAACGCTGATAATAACAACTCTTTTAGCTTCGCCAAGATCGAACAGCGACGGGCACACGAGGTTACCGACATTTTCTATTATAAGAACTGACTTTTCGGAAATATCAAGTTTTTTAACCGCTTTATTTACCATATCGGCATCGAGATGGCAGCCATTTCCGGTGTTGATTTGGACAACCGGAGCGCCGGTAGCATGAATACGTTCGGCGTCATTCATGGTTTGTTGATCGCCTTCGATTACCGAAAAAGAAATTTCATTCTTAAGTTCGTTGATGGTTCGTTCTAAAAGGCTTGTCTTTCCAGAGCCTGGAGAGCTTACAAGATTGAGTGTGAAAATATTTTTCGCTTCAAAATAACCACGATTACGTTCTGCCAGCTTATCATTTTTCTGCATGATACTCTGCTCCAGAACTATTTCCCGCGAATGCGCATGCTCATGCGGATGATTGTGATCATGATCATGCTCTGAATGTTCGTTGTCATGATTGTGTGAGTGCTCATGACCTTCGTGAGAATGCTCGTGATTGTAGTGATGATGATGCTCGTGCTCATGCTGGCTATCGTCATGAACATGGTCATGGTTATGATGGTAACTGTGTTCATGGCCATGCGTATGCTCATGGTCGTGATGATGCTCGGTGTCTTCGCCGGGTTTCCGGATTGTTATATCGTCATGGCCGCAGCCGCAGGTATCGCACATTTATTTTAAAATTATAAATTGTGAATTTTAGATTATAAATTAAAGGTCGATTGATTTAAATGGAATCATGCAAAGTTACGGATTCTGTTCTATATGGATTGATTTTACGCGGAGTTCTTTTCCATGAATAATATCATACTGAGTGCTGTTACAAACAGGGCAAATACCATAAATATCATCCATAACAAATTCGGTTCCGCATTTGAGGCAGTGCGCCTGAGCAGCAATAAAGTCAATTTTAAGGGTTGATTTATCAAGTAATGTATCTTTTACTGCAATTTCCCAGGCAAATTCAAGATTATCGGGAATCACACCGGATATGGCGCCGACCTCTATCTCAACGACGGTTACGCATGCCGCGCCTTGCTGCTTTGCAGATTCTTCAACAATTTCGATGATATTTTGAGCTACTGACAGTTCGTGCATAAAGGCTGTTAATAATTAACAATGAACAATAATGTATTATTTAAACAGAGCAGAGAAATATTAGCAAATCCGGGGGAGTTGCTCTCCTGCCA
This genomic window contains:
- the nikR gene encoding nickel-responsive transcriptional regulator NikR, with translation MQIRFSVSLDEDLMFELDELVAKHQFPNRSQAIRFLIKNSSVSEKWDKNKIVAGAIVIVYDHHKRELNSRLMSVQHDYHQLILSTQHVHIAHDLCLETIAVKGKALHLLNLADMIISTKGIQHGKLVMTDIG
- the hypB gene encoding hydrogenase nickel incorporation protein HypB, which encodes MCDTCGCGHDDITIRKPGEDTEHHHDHEHTHGHEHSYHHNHDHVHDDSQHEHEHHHHYNHEHSHEGHEHSHNHDNEHSEHDHDHNHPHEHAHSREIVLEQSIMQKNDKLAERNRGYFEAKNIFTLNLVSSPGSGKTSLLERTINELKNEISFSVIEGDQQTMNDAERIHATGAPVVQINTGNGCHLDADMVNKAVKKLDISEKSVLIIENVGNLVCPSLFDLGEAKRVVIISVTEGEDKPLKYPNMFMSSGLCIINKTDLLPYVDFSIEKAKEYALRVNHHLEFIELSVKSGEGMDTWYEWLRANHKG
- the hypA gene encoding hydrogenase maturation nickel metallochaperone HypA encodes the protein MHELSVAQNIIEIVEESAKQQGAACVTVVEIEVGAISGVIPDNLEFAWEIAVKDTLLDKSTLKIDFIAAQAHCLKCGTEFVMDDIYGICPVCNSTQYDIIHGKELRVKSIHIEQNP